The DNA sequence AGATAAAActacaataattttacaaatttgagtactttttaaacaatttttcatatgttaaaatatgattaacgcagaataaaatttatatttatttattgaattcacTACAATGTAGTTGTTATATCAAACTTAACTAGGGTTAATTTGAATCAAATTTGCTGCAAGACACGCTGAAAGCGCTTTTAATGTAGTCGTATACACCTCAGTAGAACAAATTAAGACACGCTTACATTAAATTAGGATATGCATGGAGCTTGTATGTGGAGTCATGCGATTTATTCATTCGCGCATTCGATTGCCTGCTCACGCGGAGGCGCCCCGCTGTTTCACGGCAACTTGCCCTCTACAAGTTGATTACTGTTGCCAATAATGCGAAACAGTAATGCTTGACGAATATTTTTAAACAGCTTTATGTTGTTTGGCGATtcactttgtttcttttttttaggattaaaggattacttactggtggcccggaggcgtttccagtttcaccaggagctTTGTTTCTCTAGATCAGCAAAATATCTTTAACGCTGTTGTTAACATCGCATGGTTACTTCATGTATGTATTCAGCCGCATGTATTCTAGATGAATTCCTGTCCATGAGTTGTCAGGTCTCCTCGGAGACGCTTGGGCGACTGCTAAGGAATCCCATCACTGCTGGCTGCGAAACTGGAACGGCATCCGCGACATCAGCTACCCTAAAAAAGTATTCAGGTCTATATCAGTTTCTACAACGAAACATGTGAttcagtttaaatttttttattgcttagatgggtggacgagctcacaggccacctggtgttaagtggttactggagcccatagacatctacaacgtatatgccccacccaccttgagatataagttctaaggtctcagtatagttacaacggctgccccactcttcaaaccgaaacgctgcttcacggcagaaatagttggggtggtggtacctatccgtgcagactcacaagaggtcctaccaccagtaaaaaacgtgATTAATTTCTTCGTGGTCGTCAAATGCGTGTGACCCCGATCAAGACGTCATCACCGTCACGCTTTTGACTACCGGATAGTTTTCCTACGTTTTTGGCTAAAACTTCTAGGCACTCGTAGTAAATTTCAATCGAAATTTTGGCCTCAGTAAGGTGGCATACACGTTGTGAATCGTTTGGTGACTAAGGAACACGcctgtttattaattaataaaaacatttctcaATAATATCTGACGTATACAGATTCTCGATAAACATTAATGTAATGACCACACGCCATAATTTTATGCATTGGATTGTCACAAAACAACACATTATATTTCAAATGCGTTATTCACTTCACGCCATGAGCGAGGTGTGAAGTTTGATGCGATAACATTATTTTAAGGTATATTTATCGACTGGAATGTACTTTGTGCGTAAGTATTTTAGTGTAGAATTTCACAATGGATcggacttttttatattttgatactGCAACAGTGGGACATAAAATCAGTGATTTCACTagcttttttttccaaaaagtaCCATAGTTTTGTTGAATGATGTTTTAATAGATATATTCGTGGTATTTGATGTGATTTGgaattgaatttaaacaaaataggttctttgaaaattaaaatacatttcagATTTGATTTGGTATAATATACAATATTCACAAAAATAATCACCGAACATTTTTTCCAAATTACAAACACATTCCGGGTTTGATTTGGTATAATATAAATGCTATTGTTACGAAAATAATCACCGAACATTTTTCCAATTTACAAATTATCATGGGttattatttcttttcaaaGAATCCTACAGAAGATTGTGATAGTTGCAATAACCCCAGCATACAGCACTAAACTGTTTGATATCTCGTGCATTTGACAGttcaattttttaaacaaaaataatgttcaaagaaTCTTAATCCGAACTGTCAcgtgtttattgttttatttcaaaacgataattttcaaactttattttcaatgcaaattctgttttatttatgttttgaagGTTTTAATAACTATTTATATTCTTGAAAAGGTGTAAGTAAAATTTagacaattaaaataaagatttcACGTTCGATGTTTATTGCAAATGTAAAATCATTGGAGTTATAACTGGTCGCATTGTTGCTtttgttgtttatatttttatctgttcATTGTTATTTCATACTAGGAATGCAATGTATGCTTTTTTGTATGATGAAGTTCATAATATCGGAGTCTACAATATAGTATAGAGATTATTGTCTTTAGAGAAACCATGATATCAGGTTGTCTAATTTGACATTATTGCGTATAATATAttctttaaatgtttaaatgagatcatttttaagataaatttTTACACAGCGGATGCATAAATTACGAAAAAACACACGAATCAAATTCGCAAAATATATGCGTGACCTTTAGACGTTATTAATTCCGTAATTAATTCGTCTGCTTCGTCGTAACTCACCTCAGAGTGAATGCAGTCCTGACGCAGTCTTTGCCTCGTCTTAAGTGCGCTTTTAGAAAGGCAGAGCCTGGACTTGCTATTGCGATTTCGTATTTCGTGAATTCGCTATGTGAAGCGATCGAAACTGCCCCGCATCGCGCGTTTACTCTGACTCCTTAAGAACCACCAGCGCTCAAGCCTGTCTTTGTATTCGGAAAGAGTCTCCACGGACCCGATAcgtccttcttcttcttcttctcaatcgtacACTCCTACCGGAGTAGTTGTGGTTACGTATGTCTTAatgcttggttgcggcttttgagagacttctccatctctctctatttgtggaCGGCGGCGGAAGACGATTGGCTTCCGTGGTACTTCCTGCTAGATAACCAACGAGGCTCTGGCGACCGAGCAAGTAGCGGTGTAACTACACACCTACCTAGAGTAAAGGCTACAGCAGCCTTGAGGTCCAAGTAACCTCTAAAAGTGCTGGGGCAGAAGGCAACGGGAAGCCACGGCTACTATTTTCCCATGAAAGTAATGGAAATgtctaaaaacaattttaagaaGGCGAGCGATCCCTATACATACGCCACTTTGATTGATCAGTCACAGTTCGTCTCGCTATCCACAATATCAAAACTATTCCAAgtccaaatataaaataaaacccgTAAAAGTTACCTATTATCTGACACATCAGCTACGGACACTATTTTATCTGTATGCAACTTTGCCAGCCGATTTTCTTCCTTAGCGGTCTCCTAAAAAGAACTATAGATTTGTTTGGTTTTTGATTGAAGCTAGGCGTTAGAGTGGACAGGGACATGTAAGTCACGTGATGGTCAACGGTGATTGTTTGAAATGTCCATCTTAATTTTTTGAGTCATGTGAAGTAGATCGGACCACTGGGGAATTAGATCAAAGTGTGCCGCCTTATCTGGATCAGAATTTGAACTTGTGACCGTTGGTTGTCTTGTCAATTCTGTACTCTGATGTTGTGATCATGATATTTTAAGAGAATCTTTATCAGCATTTGTCGTTTAATTAATTTGGGCCATAAGATCTTCAatatttcaaaaacatttaTCTATTTACAGTTACagaacaagtgttcacgattgacttccacggtgaaggaataacattgtgtaataaaaatgaaaccggcaaaattataatttgcgtaattaggacTCAGTAGGacgtagtaggacctcttgtgagtccgcactgataggtaccaccaccccgcctatatctgccgtgaagcagtaatgcgtttcggtttgaagggtgggatagccgttgtaactatactgagaccttagaacttatatctcaaggtgggtggcgcatttacgtcgtagatgtctatggcctccagtaaacacttaacaccaggtgggctgtgagttcgtctacccatctaagcaataaaaagtctaAGAGTCGCGATCATACAACTACACAATGATGCGCATAAAGAAAGTAAATCCTTATGTCTTAATGTGGGCGACAATATTTCCGTTGCGATGTCAACAGTCCAACACCATTTTTTAAtcactatgcaataaaaacatctCATCTCGTGTATCCAATTCGGAAATAAtctaaactgtaaaaataagaAAGCCAAATGAAATCGTAGAAGTGACTTCGCTTTTAAATCATGTTTAAGACTGAAAATAAACGTGATGTTTTATAGTAAACAGTGGGGTTTAGGTAAGACACGTCGCTGTCGTTTGATCGTGGTTTGAATAATTGAGGGGCGCCCGCCGACTTGTGCGACGACCAACAACGCGTTGTGGGAGTGTTCACACCTGACATCCAGGGATGGATTGAGTCCACTCCACAAAGAGGTTGCGCTCTGGGCCTGGATAGTTAGTTACATCTTTTCTAGGGGGAAAACGCTTTTTTTGAAGTGGGTGAGCTTTAATAGGAAACCAACGTTCTTTGTTCTTGAGACTTTGTATTCAGTCAATGTCAAGTTCAATATCAAGATTTTCCTGATAATTGTCGTCAGCGCGATTAgttaaggtaaataaaaaatgtagtagTGTCATAAAATAcctcaaattttataaaattgaaatgtttttttaagttttaaatcaTAAGAGCatagaaatgaaataatttatgaTCTTCAAACGGTCCTATGTCAAATGTAGGATTGGAATAGAATAGCTTTGTATTGAAAAAGTAATTCTCTTGAAAAAATTGTGACCACTATTATCCTTGGACAGATCCTTGAGTACTGAATGTATTCTCCGAGGAGTGAACATCTTTTACTGCCTAAGGCGCAGCAGTGGCATTGCATGTAAAGAATGGTTTCCTTGCCATCTACATAACACCTGGATAATGTATCAATAACATGGCCTAACATTTGCATCTGCATGAAAACGACTGAAGACTTTATCATCTTAGTAaattaagacaaaaaatatttttcgtcgTCATTGAATCTTCTTTATTATTTCCATTCGATTTAGTGCTCAATGAAGTGACCAAACTGTCGAGGACGCTGAGGTCTTGTACCGGATCCCGCGACACTTAACATTGCATGGACACATTAACAAGTGCCAAATTAATTTCACTAAGATGACGTTACAAGTAAATTCTTCTGAACGATTCCTCAAGTGTTTTATTTTCGTGAGAATATAGTAGTTATTAGGGTTCGCAAACTCGAGACAAGGTAGCTAGTAGTTTTATAGTTTCTCAATTAACTGATTGGTTGTAataagctgtgagctcgcaGGGGTGGGAGCTAGctagtaccaccatcctgccggCATTTATTTCAAGGTCACTCAATGGGATATTCACTAACAATCAGAAGTTGAAACACATGTGTTAAGTAAATGGCATGCGTGTGGATGGCATTTTCGGCTTACCCAAACTCTCATACTAAGTATATCAaaactggtaaaaaaataacagtaataatttatcacttttaaaaaaaatatttaaaacacggaactgacttaaaattaaaaaagtatcaCTTAATCATTGATAACTGGCAACACTCCAATTACAGGCCTAATGACAGACGATAGCCCGGCTAGTGGAGAATGACAGTTTTGTGAAGTTTCCATTAAATAAcggaataaaatgaaatttaggcTCGTTTAGCCGCTTGCATACTCGATACAACGATTTTTTCAAGTTactttttaattcaatataCGTTGCGTTTCATGCACGACAACGCTATTGTCTGTGCAATAGAGGaagtattgaattattatcaatatatattatgtacctacTGTAAGACTCCACTTccaacagtcaggaaataatacacagattgcagtagtttacttaattctgtattgctttatttgaaaCTCCACTTTTACAATCTTTAGACATCTGCTCACTACCGAATACACTGATTTCTCCTCTCGTttctcagactaccgccttttttattatctcaCAACCCCACCGCTGGCATTGctaccaccaacagtgttgctatttggcaatacaaaaattgccttaactttaacatgaccaattttattttaattattttacaacaaaccttacattcGACCGTCCTGACACCATGTATGTCCCCATACATGACCCAGGTGGTAACCTTACATTAGGCCAATATTAGTCGTCAGCGTAACAGCGTTAAcagtaaattacaaaaaaaaaagaggcacttaacattttttcatttaagTGAAACAAAATACTCCTTAAAAGTTATACATATCAAAATTTCTTCGAAACAGACAGTAAATTCTCAGTTGTAAACTGCCATAACAAGCCAATTTTTAGTTGTGttactgccatgacaagtcaattctcaattatgaaactgccatgacaagtcaattctcaattatgaaactgccatgacaagtcaattctcaattatgaaaatgccatgacaagtcaattctcaattatgaaactgccatgccaagtcaattctcagttatgaaactgccatgacaagtcaattctcagttaatGTGTGccttgaaccaatcaattctcaaggactttatgaaatacacaagctgaaccaatcaattctcagctgTAGTATTTCCTGTCTCGccttgaaccaatcaattctcaaggactttatgaaatacacaagctgaaccaatcaattctcagctgTAGTATTTCCTGTCTCGCCCTGAACATCAATTCTCAGCTATAGTATTTTCTATCTTGccttgaaccaatcaattctcaaggACTTTCTGGTCGAGGTGCGAACCGATCAATTCTCGCTCCTGACCTGTAAACAAAGAAAGAATAATTCGGTAGCGTAAGTGCTTCATCAATTCAGTTATATATGTGTATCATTTAATCAtccatttattgttattaaattgacaaattaattgacaataatattacataattgacattaaataatgtaattgacaaaaattattaaacactTAGAATTATTCACGGTCAGTAGTAAAGATTTACTTCCCACTGATCCACCAAGTTTAAGTGACGCGACATGTATCCAGGGCTTTATTAAATCGAATATAGCATTTTATGCTTCATTCCCATTCCCTCAAACCCAGGGAGACGGACTGACTGACTGAACGAACCTGATTTATAATTAGATAACTCAAAATATTCTTTAGATAATCTACTTAAGATCTTAACTATGTCAGCTGCTCAAGACTTGCTACATATTTTCTCTCAAGGGATTTATCATATTCCTTATATAAATCTGAGTGGGACAGTTCAGAATTCATGCTTAAAAACCGTTAAGTAGttgaatttttcataataatgatATGCGATTGTTCTGTAATGTTTGATTGATTAACGAAGAATTACATCAGATTGTCACCTAGCCTACAGAACACTAGCACGTACGTCATCAAATTTCGAGATGAAAAGGTATACTCTCCGAGGACTATATTAACTTATAACCAGAGCCTTTCATGGGGAATATTGTCTTGAATGTTCTCTATTTTATGTGTGATACGACTCGAAGAAAATGTCGTTAAGATAAGTTTTCGGTTAATTTTGCACTAGAGCTAGTTATTTTTAGAGACCACCAAACCGATTGAGGAACCCTCTTCCTGATTAAAACAGGTTTCCGTTTTATGTCCTATCTTACCACATTTGTTACATTTATCTAGCGGCTTTGGGCACTGTAAATACGGATGCCCCTGCTGTTTGcagttaaaacaataaataccttGACCGGAATTCTTTTTAGAATTTGATTCAGTGTCAGAGGCATTTTTATTTCTCAAATGCGATTGATCATTAATCAATTGATCTGTGTCCCAACTCATTAAAAACTGTAAAAGATTTTCTGGAAGAGAACAGCGCAAAGCTAAGGCACTAGACTTCATAGTCCTGTCACTAATTCCGTGAATTATGCAGTCGACAGCGCGCTTACCAGAAATACCACATAGGTTTAACAGAGACAGTTTTTCATAATAGTATTGCTCTATAGGTTCATTAAGCTTGCTTTTTCGTCTCAACATGTCTTCTAAGCACTGGCCATAATTTAGTTCGTGAGGAAACgcgtttattaatttatcttgCCACTCTTGCCACGTATACAAGATCGTATCTAGACTCTCGAACCACAACTTGGCCAATCCTTGAAGTTTTTGTAGTGAAAAGTGTATAGTAGTCCTATCGTCCCAACCATAAACCGACGCGCATTCATTAACCTTTTTCAGCCACACGTCTATTCGCTGATTTTTAACAGAAGGGTCAAAATTTGGAAGAATATTCTTgtgatctatatttttattaatcatcGGTGTGTTCTGCGGTAACGGTTGAGATTCGGGACCGTGCTTAATAGACTGTATTATTTTGACAACATCATTAGTAGAAAAGGAAGGACTACGTGACCTGATATGTGTGGCACGACGTTCATGGTTGACTTTTGCATGCCGCGCATCGTCACTCCGGCGCACCTCTGTAGCTGCACGAAGAGAGGTCGCAAGTGGCCTCTCGGCTGAAGGGCGCCGTGTACTTCTCTCGCGTCGCCGTACCATCTCCCGCTCTTGCTGCAGTTCCTGTTCTAGTCGCTGGATACGTTCTTGGTACAGTTCCAGCTCCCGGGCCCGGCTGCACGTGCGAGAGCTACGGCTGCGAGTACGAGATCGGTTGGGACCCGCTTCGCCTCGGCTTCCTTTACGGCTGCGCGAGGGTGTCATCAAATGATGTGTGCCTTCTCTATTCATGTTCTGGAACTTGCAGACGTTGCAAAATGTTATTCTAAATTGAACGTGAATTgaacctataataatataatatgagagATCAATTGTTTGTCTATAAATTCTTAGTCATCGCACCCATATCAAAATTATTTCACCTACCCCAAACGAAAATATCAATGAAAAGCATAGGCAGCGTTTTATCGACGGATCCACCATGCGAGTGGAACAGCGAGCAAAAATTAGTGGAATGATAACTATATAAAGTTCGTAACCAGTTATTAAATTCGTGGTTGAAGCTCAACAAACATTTGAACGTTAAGTTAAATTGAAACACGTGACATAACCATAACATTAGATACATTTTAGTTCTCAGTTATTCTGAATTAAAATAGTGGCTAGATACAGCAGAAGATGCTATCCCGTGCTAAGCTTTGAAGCTACCTCCGTACTCAGCGCGGttctaattcatttttttttcgaatcaaATAATTACGTCAAATTAACAAGAAACTCAAAAATGTACTTACGTGAGGCGACCGCACTTCTGAGATGTAAGACTCCACTTccaacagtcaggaaataatacacagattgcagtagtttacttaattctgtattgctttatttgaaaCTCCACTTTTACAATCTTTAGGCATCTGCTCACTACCGAATACACTGATTTCTCCTCTCGTttctcagactaccgccttttttattatctcaCAACCCCACCGCTGGCATTGctaccaccaacagtgttgctatttggcaatacaaaaattgccttaactttaacatgaccaattttattttaattattttacaacaaaccttacactacatttttttatattaattttcagatgatttaaataaagacttgtagAAAGATCGCTCGCAACTGGGATGCAAATAAAATGCCATAAAagtcaaatgaattttaaacatttttaaagtgTCGTTGCGCTAGTGAAGTACCAGGGCGCCATAAGTCGTGAGAAGATCGTCAGGTGCGCGACGTACAACGCTACTACAACGAACCGTTTCAATGTTGTGGTCACAGTTTATTTCATTATCCTCATCAGTTATGTACGCCTGGTACCGCGGATGTCAATTAACTGTAATTGTACGTTTCGGTCGTTTTACCATTTAAAACCAAGTCCTATTTCTAATATAGGGTACCTACGTATTTTGACTTAGGgtagttttgattttaaaaatatgggtggattttttttcccctactttTTCGCTAggagcctaagaggctattccagctacgcccggaggTAAGttaacgggctcaacctgagagaatttgctaacactagccctagcaagaatctaccaccggatcggaatctttttttattttatttttattgcttatatggatggacgagctcacagcccacctgatgttaagtggttactggagcccatagacatctacaacgtaaatgcgccacccacctcgagatataagttctaaggtctcagtatagttacaacggctaccccacccttcgaaccgaaacgcattactgcttcacagcggaaataggcggggtggtggtacctacccgtgcggactcccaagaggtcctaccaccagtgaaactgAAGTGAACTGactcgcgacctactgagaagattcggcgagaaactcagtggcctgtgtctatggattagtttGTTCGTacaactcgtcgattacgacgaagacggtgaccggcttTTGTTTTCTTGCTAACAACTCATCATAACGTTTTACTTGTGCTCGATTTAAATCGAATTCGATTCTTTCGAAAAGTTTTGTGAATGTTGACTATCGTCttatctaaaaataatttaacaaataacATTTCATCTCTCATCTTGTGTCTCAAGGTCGATTGCGACATTCACTTAACAACAGTCGCGCTGAAAACTAGTTCACAggtctaaaaaaatatttaatttccaACAACAACATTTCCAACTCGGCAGTAACAAGTTTCAAAGTCTtagcgtaaaataaaaaaaaaaacctaaaattacACAAGGTTGCTAACCGGTTATTATCCGGTTGTATAATAAGAGGTAGGTCCGTTCACCCGCGTCGCTCGCGATCGAACCGCCCCCCGCGCGACCGGTTCATTTAATATTCATCCGGTTAAATTGGACAACAATAGCGTGTGGACCGGATATTATGTACGTTCATCGGTATTCATTATTCAACTTTTTATTAAGGGTGTTTGATACTCTATTTGAAGATAGAGATACATATTTGCAGAGATATCGTTTTagggctaattttttttattgcctaggtgggtggacgagctcccagcccacctggtgttaagtggttactggagcccatagacatctacaacgtaaatgcgccacccacctagagatataagttctaaggtctcaagtatagttacattaactaattaatataaataagagaAACACATACACACTTGATGACTTTAACAATTTCAATGACTTAAAAATCGTGAATATGCGTAACGTAGTATACAAGAAATTATCGTTATTGAAGCATCACTAAGAAccgaatattttaattaaagtaattgtAAAATGAATTCCACAATTAGCGTTGTTATCGCTTGGGGCTATTTCCACCGCAGTCGATCACAATATCAATGCAAACCTATTTTCTGAGACACCATTAAAACTATATACTTTTATATTCATTATATGGGTTTTGAAGTTGTTAAATTAACAATTATGAACTTCGCAAAAGTCTTGCCGTTGAAATCTACCAATGCGCCGTGATTTAAGCCTATTACAATGAGTTCATATTTAAGGTGATATTCCAATTTAATTAAGTTACCAATTTATTGTCTCAAATTGATATACCtaggtgtaataaaaattaaacgtgtgataaaaatcaaacacgtaaAATTATAGTCgcgtctttactggtggtagacgtcttgtgattccgcacgggtaggtaccactactctgcctatttctgccatgaagcagtaatgcatttcggtttgaaaggcggggcagccgttgtactgttaaaagcgaGACCTTACAGCTCATGTCTCAGGctgtccacccatcgaagcaataaattaaccaaataataataataggtaagTAAAACGTCCCCTTAACAAACTATCGATCTGCGTACAAGAAATATTTTGATGTAGTTATGTAATAACGGAAATACGTTTCCAACGATTCTCTTTGCGCTCAATAATTCAGGACATAATGACCGTCGACCAACCAATGATATTTAATAACAACGTACAATACTGTgcagcaatttattttgtacCTACGTATGTTAGACGGGTATTACTAGAAAAATACTTCCataaaaatttctttaaaattttctataGTCCTACAGAtatggcggtagttcttttgacgtttaACAAGTacgtactttcatttatgttgaatatttttttttatttgatttgattataattgtgaaagtttgtaagaatgtatggacGCATGTTTGTTACCCTTTCACGTAAAAAGTACTGTACGGATTTTGATGAACCTTTACACTAATATAGattacacatcagaataacacataggctataatttataaagatatagtgtgaattacctaaaatataacgataagtgtcaagtaagtaggaaaaaatcTGCCAACTGCGAGCTATTCTCGCGTGCGCTGCAAAAACCGTTAGAGTTACacgtatataatttaaaatggaaATGTTTACCTCAAATAGTCCTACAAAGAAAACCGCGGCAGCATATATCTATCTTTTATGTGTAAGCAATTATCGCTAAATCTATTCTAGCGAACTTATTTCGCATTTATTTCTAACGAACATTTAGTTGTGACAAATTGATCCTTATATCAAAAGAAATACTTTTATCGCATCTGGTATTTATAGTAGATAAACTTTGTCTTTTACACTACACTACTTGgacaaatatttgaatagttaTGACTATAAGCAACGCATATgaaagatcaataataaattacagtccacgaagcgaagcgaaggcgggtcgctagtgttacATAAAAGCCTTATTCGTTTGCTTTTTAGGACATACTAGCTTATGGAACATCTGGTTTTGATCGACTATCTAGGATACTATACTACACGGGTGGGTTCGCACGTCTAGATACCATCGACCTAGCCATTTCTACCACAAAGCAATTATACATTCACGGCCTTACAAAATAGAATTGGAATTTAATCtcgtgtctcaaagtggatggcggcattcacgttatgatgtcgTTGGACCCGTACACCCATCTAGTGCAATAAATACCTATGCTTAATTTTCTTCTTGTTCGCCGTCATCCTTCCGTGGTAGTAGCAACCTCGTCGATTTATCTCTAAGCTAATTCTTAACATGTTTGTGAATTTATTCGTTTTTtacagcttagatgggtggacgaactcacggcccacctgggtctaagttgttaccggagcccatagacatgtacaacgtaaatgctgccac is a window from the Bombyx mori chromosome 12, ASM3026992v2 genome containing:
- the LOC119629291 gene encoding uncharacterized protein LOC119629291 isoform X2, whose amino-acid sequence is MVRRRERSTRRPSAERPLATSLRAATEVRRSDDARHAKVNHERRATHIRSRSPSFSTNDVVKIIQSIKHGPESQPLPQNTPMINKNIDHKNILPNFDPSVKNQRIDVWLKKVNECASVYGWDDRTTIHFSLQKLQGLAKLWFESLDTILYTWQEWQDKLINAFPHELNYGQCLEDMLRRKSKLNEPIEQYYYEKLSLLNLCGISGKRAVDCIIHGISDRTMKSSALALRCSLPENLLQFLMSWDTDQLINDQSHLRNKNASDTESNSKKNSGQGIYCFNCKQQGHPYLQCPKPLDKCNKCGKIGHKTETCFNQEEGSSIGLVVSKNN
- the LOC119629291 gene encoding uncharacterized protein LOC119629291 isoform X1; this encodes MNREGTHHLMTPSRSRKGSRGEAGPNRSRTRSRSSRTCSRARELELYQERIQRLEQELQQEREMVRRRERSTRRPSAERPLATSLRAATEVRRSDDARHAKVNHERRATHIRSRSPSFSTNDVVKIIQSIKHGPESQPLPQNTPMINKNIDHKNILPNFDPSVKNQRIDVWLKKVNECASVYGWDDRTTIHFSLQKLQGLAKLWFESLDTILYTWQEWQDKLINAFPHELNYGQCLEDMLRRKSKLNEPIEQYYYEKLSLLNLCGISGKRAVDCIIHGISDRTMKSSALALRCSLPENLLQFLMSWDTDQLINDQSHLRNKNASDTESNSKKNSGQGIYCFNCKQQGHPYLQCPKPLDKCNKCGKIGHKTETCFNQEEGSSIGLVVSKNN